GTTGATGATTTATCGAAGGCCAAATGCACGGTCCCTACGGGGCCGTGACGCTGCTTACCAATAACAAGCTCTGCCTTGCCGTATAGCGCTTCCATTTCTGCTTGCCACGCTAGGTGTTTTTCCTGATCTGCCTGAGAAGGTTCATCTTTTTCTTTATAGTATTCCTCACGGAATACGAACATCACCATATCCGCATCCTGCTCAATCGAACCAGATTCCCGAAGGTCAGAGAGCATCGGACGTTTGTTCTCGCGTTGCTCCACGGTACGGCTAAGCTGTGAAAGCGCGATTACAGGAACATGAAGTTCTTTTGCTAAGCCTTTGAGACCACGTGTAATTTCAGAAATTTCCTGCACACGGTTTTCACTGCCACCTTTATTACTACCCCGAAGTAGCTGTAGATAATCGACTACAATCAGCCCTAGATTATGTTGACGTTTCAGGCGGCGTGAACGTGTACGCAAACCAGCAATGGTAAGAGCAGGGGTATCGTCAATAAAGAGTGGTAGATCTTCCAAGATCATAGCGGCGCGTGCAATTGCTTCAAACTGACCTTCATCAAGATTACCCTGACGCATTTGGTGAGACTGGATAGGGTCTGGTCCGTCATAGTGACGGTTAGATACGTCCGATAGAATACGTGCGGCAAGCTGATCGGCTGACATCTCCAAGCTGTAGAAACACACTACGGCGCCTTTTGATTTATCTTCATTCCCTGCTTCTTTATCCTGCATATAGCGCTCAGCTGCGTTATAGGCGATATTCGTTGCAAGCGATGTTTTACCCATCGCAGGGCGACCAGCAAGAATCACAAGGTCAGAATTGTGAAGACCGCCGATTTTGTCGTTAAGTTGGGTAAGACCCGTTGTTACACCAGATAGGCTATCCGGATCTTTGTAGGCGCTTTCAATATTTTCTACAGCAACGCGCACAGCTTTTGAGAACGACTGAGCACCCGTTTCCGCCTGGCCCATTTCTGCAAGATCAAACAGCTGTTTTTCAGCGTCTGAAATCTGCTCTGCGGCTTCAGCGTCAACGGGTGCATCGTACGCATCGTTTACCATCCGCTCCCCGATCTGAATAAGCGCGCGGCGCATTGCCAAATCATAGATGGTACGACCGTAATCTTCAGCATTAATGATGGTTGCTGCAGATGCTGCGAGGCGCACCAAATACTGGGCACCGCCTACATCAGTAAGCGCTTCATCATTATCAAAATAGGGTTTTAGCTTAACAGGGTCAGCAATCTGGTTTTTATCCATCAACTTAAGAACGGATTCGTAAATGCGCGCATGAACAGGTTCAAAGAAGTGTTCAGGTTCGAGAAAGCCTTGTACTTTTTGCGCAGCTTCGTTGTTTACGAGAATTGAACCAAGAAGTGCTTGTTCTGCTTCAAGGTTATGAGGCGCCTGACGGTAATTAAGCTCATCATTGTGCTCTGTATCGTTTGCTACATCGCCAATTAGTGCTTCCATCGGGCTTACCTTCCAACGTTGAGGGTCTCAAACAGGCGTGCCAACATAATTGGATTGCTGATCAGCGCAACTCTTTTGTGCACTTTTTGCATGTTGTTTTTTCCACAGGTGGATAACTGTGGGGATAAGTTACGTTCTGGACGCATATAAAAGAAAAGGCGACCAAAAGGCCGCCTTCTCATAATAGATATAATAAGAAGAATTACTCTTCGGTAGCTTCTTCTTCTGCAGCTTCTTCAGCTGTTTCTTCAGAAACTTCAGTTTCTTCTTCAGCAGCGAATTCAGCTTCAGCGTCGAAATCTTCTTCTTCAGTGTTTGAAGTAACAGCTGCACCTGTTTCGAACTGCATCTCAGCTTCTTCAGCAGAGCGTGCAATGTTCACAACAACAGTTACAGATACTTCAGGGTGAAGTGAAAGAACAACGTCGTGTAGACCAAGAGTTTTAATCGCGCGATCAAGAACAACTTGGTTACGGGAAACCTTAACACCTGCTTCAGCAACAGCTTCAGCGATATCACGTGAAGATACAGAACCGTATAGCTGACCACTTTCACCAGCAGAGCGGATCATGATAACTTTAAGATCAGCGATCTTAGCAGCTACTGCTTCAGCTTCAGTTTTGCGCTCTAGGTTTTCAGCTTCTAGGCGTGCACGGTCTGCTTCGAATGCAGCTTTGTTAGCTTCTGTTGCACGAAGAGCTTTCTTCTGTGGCAACAGGAAGTTACGAGCAAAGCCGTCTTTTACGCTTACAACATCGCCCATCTGGCCGAGTTTCGCAACGCGTTCTAGTAGGATAACTTCCATTTTAGGACTCCTTTGCGTGAGCGATTATTGAACGATGAAAGGCAACAGAGCGATGTTACGTGCGCGCTTGATCGCTTTCGCTAGCTCACGTTGTTTCTTTGCAGATACAGCAGTGATACGGCTAGGAACGATTTTACCACGCTCAGAAACATACTTCTGAAGCAGCTTTACGTCTTTGTAATCAATTTTTGGTGCATTTTCGCCAGAAAACGGGCAAGTTTTACGACGACGGAAGAATGGACGACGAGCAGCCATTAGTTAGACTCCCTTTTTGGACCACGGCCTTCACCACGT
This DNA window, taken from Kordiimonas sp. SCSIO 12603, encodes the following:
- a CDS encoding replicative DNA helicase, which produces MEALIGDVANDTEHNDELNYRQAPHNLEAEQALLGSILVNNEAAQKVQGFLEPEHFFEPVHARIYESVLKLMDKNQIADPVKLKPYFDNDEALTDVGGAQYLVRLAASAATIINAEDYGRTIYDLAMRRALIQIGERMVNDAYDAPVDAEAAEQISDAEKQLFDLAEMGQAETGAQSFSKAVRVAVENIESAYKDPDSLSGVTTGLTQLNDKIGGLHNSDLVILAGRPAMGKTSLATNIAYNAAERYMQDKEAGNEDKSKGAVVCFYSLEMSADQLAARILSDVSNRHYDGPDPIQSHQMRQGNLDEGQFEAIARAAMILEDLPLFIDDTPALTIAGLRTRSRRLKRQHNLGLIVVDYLQLLRGSNKGGSENRVQEISEITRGLKGLAKELHVPVIALSQLSRTVEQRENKRPMLSDLRESGSIEQDADMVMFVFREEYYKEKDEPSQADQEKHLAWQAEMEALYGKAELVIGKQRHGPVGTVHLAFDKSSTRFSDLVEDDHLPDRFE
- the rplI gene encoding 50S ribosomal protein L9 yields the protein MEVILLERVAKLGQMGDVVSVKDGFARNFLLPQKKALRATEANKAAFEADRARLEAENLERKTEAEAVAAKIADLKVIMIRSAGESGQLYGSVSSRDIAEAVAEAGVKVSRNQVVLDRAIKTLGLHDVVLSLHPEVSVTVVVNIARSAEEAEMQFETGAAVTSNTEEEDFDAEAEFAAEEETEVSEETAEEAAEEEATEE
- the rpsR gene encoding 30S ribosomal protein S18; the protein is MAARRPFFRRRKTCPFSGENAPKIDYKDVKLLQKYVSERGKIVPSRITAVSAKKQRELAKAIKRARNIALLPFIVQ